The nucleotide sequence TAAATTTGATATTATAAAACAAACAAGTACAAATTAGCACAAATTGATACTTACACTAGAGTAGTACTTATCATACATTGTACTGTCTATTTCAATTTTAAAATTACAAACTTTTAATACCTAAAAAATGAAATACGTCTTAATAATCCACGAAGTTGAAGATTATAACGCTTGGAAAAAAATATTCGATAACGCTTCTGAAATTAGAAAAGAAGCAGGTGAAATCTCCTATCAAGTTCTCAAATACGAGAACGACCCCAAAAAGATTGTTCATTTTTCAGTTTGGTCTTCAATAGAAAATGCAAAGCAATTCTTTGAGTCTCCCAAACTAATCGAAATCAGAAAAGAAGCAGGAGTAAAATCACCTGAGTTTATCTATTTAGAGCAACTGGAATCTGGAATATTATAATAAAAAACAACAACCTAAAAATAAAACAGTATGGATACTAATTATTTAGAAAGTGCTACAAAGCAATTTGAGTACTATAAAATGTTAGGTGATAAAACCTTTGACCAAATTCCAGATGAGAATTTACTTTGGAAATTTAATGAGGAAAGCAACAACATTGCTATAATCGTCAATCATCTCAGCGGAAATATGCTTTCCCGATGGACAGATTTCTTGACTTCTGACGGCGAGAAAGAATGGAGACACCGTGATGCTGAATTTGAGAATGATATTAAAAACAAAGAAGAACTTATTCAGAAATGGAATCAAGGATGGAATTGCCTTTTCGATGCGTTAAATGCTTTGAAAGAAGAAGATTTATCCAAAACTATTTACATCCGAAACCAAGGACATTCGGTTACTGAAGCTATCAACAGACAACTAGCACACTACCCCTATCACGTGGGACAAATAGTATTTATTGGAAAAATGATTTGTAAAGAAAAATGGACTTCCCTATCTATTCCAAAAGGCAATTCAAATAATTATAATGCTGAAAAATTTTCTAAAGAAAAACACAACGAGCACTTTACCGAAGAGTACTTAAAAAAAGCAAATAAAGATGAATAAAAAAGATATAAATAGCCAATTAAATTCCGTGCATCTATCATTCTGGGAAACTGCTAGTCATTTATCCAATACTTCAAGTTCCCATGATGGTAAATGGTCAGTAAACCAAAATACAGAACATCTAAATAAAGTGCTTTCCCAGGTGAATAACTTTTTGAATATTCCAAAAGAAACAATAGAACTCAATTTTGGATTATCAAATAGAAAATCAATGACCTATAAGTCGTTAATTAAGGTCTATGAAATGGCTCTAAAAAAAGGGGTGAAATCAACCGCTCCTTACATACCAGATTCAAATTTAAATACTACGGAATTAATTGTACAAGGAAAAGAACTACTCTCCAATTTAATTTTAAACATCCAAAAATGGGAGGAAGATGATTTAGAAAGCTACAATTGTCCTCATCCTGCATTGGGCATAATTACAATTAGAGAACTTTTGTACTTTACTATATACCACGTTGAACACCATCATAAAATCATAAAAAAATGACGTCAAGTGAAGATAAAACAACAAATAGAAAATGCAAACATAGACGATTTAAATACTATCTATTGGCTTTTTGAAGAAGCTATTTCTTATCAAAAAAAGAAAAAATATGTTGGTTGGAATAACTATGACAAAGACTTTATAGTACAAGACGTTAAGAATAAATTACAATTCAAAATCACACAGGAAAATAATACACTATGTATTTTTAGTGTTTGTTTTAGGGATCCAATAATATGGCGAAAAAGAGAACAAGGAGATGCTATTTACATCCACAGAATAATTGTTAATCCTAATTTCAAAGGTCAAAGTCAATTTAAAAAAGTTTTGAATTGGGCTATAGAAATTGCCCTTAAAAAAAAACTGAAATATATACGTATGGAGACTTGGGCAGATAACAGCAATTTAATTGAATATTACAAAAGTTTTGGATTTCAATTTATTGAATACTATACAGCTCCAAATTCAAACGACCTTCCCTATCAACAAAGAAATATTAAAGCAGCATTACTAGAAATTAAATTATAAAAACTGAACTTATGATGAATAAATCTAATAATCCATTGCAACCCATTCCTGAAAAATTAGTTCTAGAGTTCTTTAACCGAGTTTGGAATATTCCACACGATTTAGATGCCATTGACGAATTAATGACCGAAGATTATAGTATCACAACAGCTGGTAAAGTGGTAAAAGGACGAAACGAATTTAAAAACTGGGTAAGTGAATTTCAAAAACAACTGCTTGATGCAAAAAACGAAAGTGTAGATCTTTTCTACAATGAAGAGAAAAACAAAGTTGTTTCGAGATGGAATACCTCAGGCAGAAATAATGGTCTTTTCGGCCTTAAACCCGACAACCGACATATATCATTTACTGGAATTGCTATCTGGACGATAAAAGACAATAGACTTTCAGAATGTTGGGTTGAAAGAAGTGCTTATGAATTGTATCAAAATTTAATTACTGGAGAAAAAGAGAATGATTTCGTTTAATCAAAACCTAATAAAATGAAAACTCTAAAAAAAATAAACATAGCATTATGCCTATTTATAGTCCTAAATACGAGCGCTCAAAAAATAAAAACAATTACTGGTTTTAATCACATAGAAAGTGTTGCTACCGATGGCAAATTTATTTACGCTGCCGATATTGGTAAAGAATTAAACCCAACTGCAAAAGATGGAGATGGTCATATCATTAAGCTAGACAAAAAAGGACAAATATTAGATGCCTTTTTTGTAAAAGAAAAACTAGATGCTCCAAAAGGACTAGCAATAAACAAAGGAATTTTATACATAAATGATATTGATAGACTTCTTGCAATCGACTTAAAAACTGGAACTAAGTTATACGAAATAGATTTTAGCAAGGATACCTCATTCCTAAATGACATAGCGGTTTGGGACAACAACACCTTATATATTTCAGCAACGGATAAAAGCAAATTGTACAAAGTAGATCTAATTGACAAAACCTATTCTGAAATTAAAACTAATGTCACTATTTCTGGGATAAATGGATTGTTTTGCTACAAAAAAGCAAATCGAATTTATGTAAATGGATTTGGAAGCGACAATAAACCAAATGGGGTTGTCGGGTACATTGATTTAAAAGACAAGACATTTACACAAATCCCAAATTTAGAAGGCTATTATGATGGAATATTCATAAGTAAAGATGTGTTGTATGTAAGCAACTGGGTAGCTTTTGAAAAAAAGGGAATTATTCAAGGAATAGGTATATATAGTTCTAAAAGAGTGGCTACAATTAATACCTCACAACCAATAGCTGGTCCAGCTGATTTCATTATCGATAACAATCAATTAATTGTTCCTGCAATGATGACTGGAGAAATTCATTTTATAAAATTAGATCTTGATTTATCATTAAAATTATAAAATATTTTTTTTTAATATATGAAAAGCCAATACGAGAAAGCAGTACTATTTAAAAAACTGCACGATGAAAAATCTACTTTTATAATACCAAACCCTTGGGATATTGCATCAACTAAAATTTTAGCTCATTTTGGTTTTAAAGCATTGGCGACTTCTAGTGCTGCTCATTCATTTTCGCAAGGAGTAGCTGATAACCAATTACCAATTGATAAAGTTCTACAACATTTACAAGAAATTGCAGCTGTAACAGATTTACCGGTTAGTGCTGATTTAGGCAATGGTTTTTATGATACTCCAGAAAAAATATTCGAAACGATTAAGAAAGCTGCCAAAACTGGAATCGTTGGAGCCTCAATTGAAGACGTTAATTCTAAAATTGCCTATCCATTAGAATTCGCAACTGAAAGAATTACGGCTGCAGTAGAAGCATCTCGAAAATTAGATTTTCCTTTTATTCTTACCGCTCGTGCAGACAACTATTTCATTGGTAAAACAGATATAAAAGATACTATAAAACGACTACAAGCCTACCAAGATGCTGGAGCCGATGTACTCTTCGCACCTGGAATTAAAACGTTAGAAGACATTCAATCAATACTCCATGAAATAGACAAGCCATTAAATGTAATGATGGGAATAAAAGGAAGCAATCTAAACTTTGATAATTTGTCAAATAGTGGAGTAACAAGAATTAGTCTAGGAGCATCATTGTACAGAAATGCAATGACAACTTTCATCGAAACGATAAAGGGCATCAATCAAAATGGGAAATTTGATTTTGCAGACGAGTCAATTAGCGCTAATGACCTTATTAAGCTTTCCTTTAAAAAAAACTAAAATGATTATCTAATAACATAGCCCCGTTTCTTACACCTTTTGTGAAAAAGGAAAAACAAATTTATTCAACTTAATACCACGGATTTATCATTTAGGGAAACAACTAGGTAATTATGCCTTAAAGTTTCCCTATCGATAAATTACAGTTGTCCAAAATATACAATGATCAATAACTTTTAAGTACAATTGATTTACTATTTTAGGACTTCTAAATTTCAGCACCTAGAAATCATCTTTGATTTTGTACTTCATCTCTGAAACGAATCCCATTTAGAACTATTCAATTGTTACTTTCTTAAAGCAAGCTTTAAAAAATCATCAATACTAAAAGAATATAGTTATTCCGTTTATGAAGTTCAATTACCTACTAGAAATTTATGATACGCTAATTAGCGAAATACTAAATTCAAAAAACAGTCCCACATCTCAAATTATTGAATTTGTTACTAGCAATCATATTGACAGCTTTAACATTTATACTGTTGATTTCAACAACGCCAATACCTCTATCAAATATAGAATAGAAGATCCAGTTCATAATTGGCATCCTCGAGCTCCACTTCTAAAAGATTACAAGAATAATATCGTTACGGATTTAGAAAAACTACTACCTCAAATCGAACAAGAACTCAATATAGAACATCTAAACAAAAAGTTGATCTGGTCAGTGGCTGGAAATTCAACGAAGCTCTTCATTCTAGTCGACATAAATTTGGAAGAAATTGAAAAAGACGAACTCAATTTTCTCTATTACAATCAACTCTTAAAAATAGAGACAGAAACAATCCAAAAGAAAATAAAAGAAACCATTTCTGAATTAAACTCAAAAGAACAAATAGAAACCTACATTCTTAAAAAGCAACTAGCATTAAGTAATTTAGTGGCAAAATTGATTAAGATAATCAAACCCAAAAACGCAAATGATGTATTCTCATATTCTACAACTTATTCAGACCAAAATGGCCTTAAAATCATCTACTATTATGTTGAAAAAGCAATACGCTTTTTAGAAAAGGAATATTTCAAATACCTGGATAAAAATAGTCAAGCTTCAATTAAAACCATCCTAAACACAAAGGTACATCTGGCCCCTATATACAACGCCCTCCAATTAGGTTTTAATAGAAGTGCCGACCAAAAAGCAATTATAATTCTATTAGAGTGTTTTTCAAAAATTATAAAAGTAGATTTTCAACAAAAAATCACTTATAACGAGCTTCTGTTTGCTTCTGATATTCTTCCCATCTTATACAACCAAATTAGTAATAAGCAGAAAACTAAAAAGTGGTTAAAAGATATTATGCTAGAATTTAATTTCAATTCATTAGAGTTTTTTGACTTTTACACGGACGAAATTAATAAAGAACTAAACAAACATGAAGATGACATTGAGAAATTTAAAATCTTGTATAGATATCTTAAAAACACCAATCAAAAACAGTTATATACAAACAACAAATGGAATCCGAACCTACCATCTGCTAAAAAACAAATTGCGGGTTGGTTAGAAGAAGAAATTCAGTACTTGAATCAGCAAAGGGTATTACAATCTTACTCTACTGAGCATCCAATAAGCGTTGAAATGAAAACCAAATTCCACACAGACTTATCGGTACCACAATTAAGCTATTTTTTTGGTTTATTAATTCAAGTGGGAATCATTCAACCACCCACGCAAAGAGCTATTTTTAGATTTATTGCGGACCATTTCAAAACCAAAATGACCAATTCAATCTCAGTTGATAGTTTGAATTCAAAATACTACAATGTAGAATTGACCACAAAGAATGCTGTAAGAGAAAAAATAATCGAATTATTGAATTTTACGAAGTTGTAGAACCTCTTTTAGCAACCGATATCCAAAACCTTCCATCCCAAGTAAGCGCTCATCATCAATAACTAATAGAGCGGCCACACTTGGGATTCTTTGTGTGTTCATAAATTCTTGAAGTTCTGGCGATATAACCTCCTGCTTTGCATTCATAATTTTAAAGTATAAAATTTAAAATCACGTCCCAACTGGAGTTGTTATAAACAAGCTGCGTGGGACATCGATCACCAGCCACAGAGGTACCGCCAAGCACCCACAGCTCCGATAAACCGAGCCCACGCATTGCGTAGGCGACAGTTTATTTGTAGAGCTTGCATAGAATTTTTTGGCGGTTTTCTGTGGCTCGAAATAACTTTCGCTAATATGTCGTAAGAGGGAAAACCCTCTGTATTTATTTACAAAGCAAATCTAGTCATAAAACAATATAAATACAATTAATTAGTCCAGTATTAAAAAACTTTTTTTGTTTAATTGCTTTGTTTTACTGCTATTTGTAGGGGGTTGTACAACCCCCACAACTGTTTTACTAAACAATAATTAATTCTATTTGCCATGAACATTAAAACTCATTATTATGGCAATCGAAGTTATTACTCGAGAAGATTTAGAAGAATTCAGAAGTCTTTTACTAAACGATTTAAAAGAAATCCTGCAATCCCAACCAGAGCAAACCAAACAATGGCTCAAATCCAATGAAGTACGCAAACTATTAAACATTTCACCAGGTACTTTGCAAAACCTCCGCATCAATGGAACCATATCGTACACCAAAATTGGCGGCATTCTATATTACTCCACTGCAGATTTAGACAAGCTGCTAGAAGCTAACAAAGTCGATGCTTCAGTTACTTTATTTAATCCAAAATGGCTCGTGCGATAAATCACAATAGTAAACACAGCAGTAAACTACTCAATAGTTACAAAGCAAAACACATTCACCCCATAAGTAACTAAAAATTTGCACATTCTAAATACTAACGACTAGGTACTAATTACTATTCACTCAAAACTAATCACTAAAAAAAAAATGAATTACATAAAACATCTAACAGGATTCTTCGACCGAATTGTTCAAGACCGCTCATTAAATCCAACACACATCAGTTTGTATATCTCACTTTTTCAATTTTGGAATGTCAACCGTTTTCAAAATCCAATCAGCATAACTCGTGATGAAGTAATGCGCATCAGTAAAATTTGTTCTAAAGCAACTTATCATAAATGTATGCGGGAACTAAACGAAAAAGGATACATCAAATACGAACCATCATTCAACCCATTCAAGGGTAGTATGGTCATACTTTTTAATTTTTCAGAAGACTTAAAACCTGTTCAAAAAAGAGTAAGCAATACCAAAAAAAAATCATCAAATGCAGGACAGGTTCTGAACAAGCATCAAACTAGTAATGAAACAAGCACTGAACAAGCGCTAGTACCTTCTATAAACTATATAAACAAAACAAACATTTCAAACGTTTTAAACTTGGACGAGCAACCTCAAAATTTTGAAAATAAAGATGAAGATTTAAAAAATGGGAGTACGTACAAAAAAGAAAAAAGTTCCGTCAAAAAAGAAAAAGAGGAAAGTTGTCACACTGAGCTTGTCGAAGTGCATCCAAATCAAAAGTCAAATCCTATTTTGGAGGAAGTCAAATCCTATTTCCTCCAACAAAACTTCCCGGAACTTGAAGCCAATAAATTCTTCAATTACTTCTCCAGCAACGGTTGGTTAGTGGGTGGCAAAACCCCGATGGTCGATTGGCAGGCATCAGCAAAAAACTGGATGTTAAATAGCATAAATTTCAAACACAACGCCGATACAACACCGATACATCGAGCAAAACACCTCAACACAGGTACAGACAAAGATTATTCCGAACCCCTTTAATCCAGTACTGTCATTGCGAGGCACGAAGCAATCTCACTTTGCGAACCTTGCGTTCAACATTTATACCCTTTGCGGTTAATTTTTTTAAAATTATGGAAACAGAAATAAAAAACCATTACAACTATCCCGTTATAATCCTTTGGCTCGAAAAAAAAGGCATCGAATTATACGGAAATCATTTCAAAATCCTTGAAAGCGATTATCCCATAATTTACAAACTCATTGCTTATTTCCTCAAAGACGAAGCGACTTGTTTTCAATACAACCTAAACCTCAACAAAGGAATTTTACTTTCTGGTCCAGTTGGTTGTGGAAAAACATCACTAATGAATTTAATGAAACACCTCACTTCTACTGACTATAAATTTTATGTAAAACCGTGCCGGGATATCAGCTTTGAATTTATCCAGGACGGTTACCAAATCATTCACAAATACAGCAAAGGAAAACTATACGAATCAGAACCTAAAACAATATGCTTTGATGATCTAGGAACTGAAAACAACCTAAAATACTACGGAAATGAATGTAATGTAATGGCAGAAATTCTATTAAGTCGGTATGATATTTTCACAAGTAAAAAAATTCAAACGCATATAACGACAAATCTTTCTGCAAGTGAAATTGAGAATGTTTATGGAAATCGAGTTAGAAGTCGATTGAGAGAAATGATTAATTTGATAGCTTTTGAAAGAGATATAAATGATAAAAGAAAATAGATATTAATAGTTATTTTTGTAATCTAAATCATTATAATGATAACTAGTATAGAACAAGCACTATTAAGTTGCAATCCAGATAAATTTGCCAATATTTGTAGATTATACCTAAGTTATAGGTATCCAATTGTAAATCCAACTGGATTAGTAGTCGGAAAAGAAAAGTCAAAGAAAGGAACTCCCGATAATTTTATTTCGGATAATGATTCTTATATATTTAGTGAAATTACAACCATTGATAAAAACCAATTAGTTCCGAAATTAAAAAAAGATATTGAACATTGTTTTAATCAAAGTGATATTTCTTCAGACAAAATAATTAGAATTATTTTAATCTGTAATCAAGAAATTACAACGAAAATTCAAGAAGAACTGAATGATCACAAAAACTCAATAAATAGATATACCAAACTAGAAGTAATTGGTTTGGATGCTTTTGCAACTATTATTTTCAGAGATTTCCCTTCCTTGTCCAAAGAATTAGGATTACCTATCGATACAGGTCAAATTTTAGAAATGAATGAATTTGTAATTCAGTATGAAAAATCAAAATTTGCTACACCATTATCAAATGCTTTTTTCAATAGAGAAACGGAATTAGAGAAAAGTATAGAACTATTAAAGCAGTATGATTTTTTACTAATTACTGGCCAAGCAGGTGTCGGTAAAACCAGATTTTCAATAGAGTTAGTTACTAATTATTTGAAAAGTAATCCAGAATATATTGTAAAATACATTAGAAACAATAATCAACTAATCTGGGATGATTTAAAAATACAAATTACAAAAAACAATAAATATATAATTGTTGTTGATGATGCTAATAAACTCAAAAGTAATTTAACATCAATTATAAATTTTAAAAATGAATTCAATTCTGGGGACATTAAAATTATAATGACTGTTAGAAATTATTTGAAACAAGAAATTGAATATCAACTCAAGGAAAACGGTTTAATTGAATTGGTAAATTTTGAGAAATCAGAATTAGCAAAAATCTTGCAATCCCCTGAATTTAATATTAATGATTATTATACTGATAGAATACATTCAATTTCAAAAGGTAATCCAAGAATTGCTCTTATGGGGGCTATTGCTGGCTTAAATAAAGAAATCGAAAAACTTACTAAAGCATCATTAATATTAGAAGAGTATTTTTCTTCGGCTAATAACAGCATAAAAGATGATTTAATTCTATTAAAGACTGCCGGGATACTAACACTTTTTAGATCTATCGATATTTCAAATTCAGGAGTAATTGATGAAATTTCAAAGCATTTTGATATCAGCAAAAATGAATTGGTAGAAAAATTAAGCCTACTAGTAAAAAATGAAATTGCTGACGAATACAAAAACACGTATAAAATTGCTGACCAAATTCTTGGAGAATATATTTTCTATTTAATTTTTATAAAAGAACAACATATTCCATTTAAACAACTATTGAATTTACATTTTGACGACCGTAAAATTTCATTGATGTCTCTTTTAAATCCAATAATTAGCAATTATGGTTTTCACGAAATAAAAGATTTGATATTGTATGATGTGAATCAAAAATGGAATGCTATTCAAGAAGACCGCGATAAATCAATAAAATTTTTAGAAAGCTTTTGGTTTTATTTAGAAACGGAAACAATAGTATTTATAAACAAAATCATAAGTTCAGAAACGGCTTTTGAAATAGATACTCTTGAGTTTGAAATTTACAAGGACAATTCTATTGAATCATATGATGATAAAATAATCAATCTTTTAGTAAATTTTCAAGACCTTCCGGATAAGTTTGAAGTGGCTTTAACATTATTATTAAAGTACGGATTATCAAGTCAACTGCTTTTTACTAAAGTCCTAAAAGTTTTTACACAATCATTTACATATAAAAGATTTAGCTATGAATATGGTTATAAAATTCAAATAAAACTTTTTGATTTTTTATATTCTAAGGTTAATGAAAATAGTCTTTTTTATTCTAAAATCATTCTATTTATAGCGAATAAATATTTAATTGATAGCTATGAGTGTCATTATGGTGGAAACGGAAGACAATTCTATTTTAATCAAGAATACATTGTACTAACTGAAGAACAAAAGAATTTTAGAACTAAACTTTTTGAATTCATTTTTGACTGTTATAAAAATACAGAATTAAAAAATAGTGTATATGATTTCTTTGATAAGCATCGGTATTCACACCTACATCAAAATGAGAAAAGAATAATAAATTTTGATAAAAAACTGATACTTCCTTTTTTTGAAAAAAAATTTAATAATGGAGAATTCAGAGAATCTTCAATTGTACATAATTATATAAGGAAACTTGGTTATTTAAAAATTAAGGTAAATAAAGAGGTGAAAAATCTTATTAGCTCAAAAGAATTTAAATTATGGTTATTACTAGACGAAGAAAAATTTGAAAGAAATGAAAAGATAATTAATAATTTTTCAGATTATACTTTTGATGATTATATAGATTTAATGCAGTCCGTGAATATAATTTTCGAAAATAAGAGTGGAAATTATTCTTGTTTTGAGACAATAACTAGTCCAGTTTCGGACATATTTAAAAATCTCGCTAAGAAAGATTTTAATCTGTTTATTAAAGTATTGGAAAATGTGTTTCAGTATGAATATTCAAAAAATCTATATTTTAGAGTAATAA is from Flavobacterium sp. NG2 and encodes:
- a CDS encoding antibiotic biosynthesis monooxygenase: MKYVLIIHEVEDYNAWKKIFDNASEIRKEAGEISYQVLKYENDPKKIVHFSVWSSIENAKQFFESPKLIEIRKEAGVKSPEFIYLEQLESGIL
- a CDS encoding DinB family protein, which encodes MHLSFWETASHLSNTSSSHDGKWSVNQNTEHLNKVLSQVNNFLNIPKETIELNFGLSNRKSMTYKSLIKVYEMALKKGVKSTAPYIPDSNLNTTELIVQGKELLSNLILNIQKWEEDDLESYNCPHPALGIITIRELLYFTIYHVEHHHKIIKK
- a CDS encoding GNAT family N-acetyltransferase: MKIKQQIENANIDDLNTIYWLFEEAISYQKKKKYVGWNNYDKDFIVQDVKNKLQFKITQENNTLCIFSVCFRDPIIWRKREQGDAIYIHRIIVNPNFKGQSQFKKVLNWAIEIALKKKLKYIRMETWADNSNLIEYYKSFGFQFIEYYTAPNSNDLPYQQRNIKAALLEIKL
- a CDS encoding AAA family ATPase, coding for METEIKNHYNYPVIILWLEKKGIELYGNHFKILESDYPIIYKLIAYFLKDEATCFQYNLNLNKGILLSGPVGCGKTSLMNLMKHLTSTDYKFYVKPCRDISFEFIQDGYQIIHKYSKGKLYESEPKTICFDDLGTENNLKYYGNECNVMAEILLSRYDIFTSKKIQTHITTNLSASEIENVYGNRVRSRLREMINLIAFERDINDKRK
- a CDS encoding ester cyclase, yielding MMNKSNNPLQPIPEKLVLEFFNRVWNIPHDLDAIDELMTEDYSITTAGKVVKGRNEFKNWVSEFQKQLLDAKNESVDLFYNEEKNKVVSRWNTSGRNNGLFGLKPDNRHISFTGIAIWTIKDNRLSECWVERSAYELYQNLITGEKENDFV
- a CDS encoding helix-turn-helix domain-containing protein, with protein sequence MAIEVITREDLEEFRSLLLNDLKEILQSQPEQTKQWLKSNEVRKLLNISPGTLQNLRINGTISYTKIGGILYYSTADLDKLLEANKVDASVTLFNPKWLVR
- a CDS encoding isocitrate lyase/phosphoenolpyruvate mutase family protein produces the protein MKSQYEKAVLFKKLHDEKSTFIIPNPWDIASTKILAHFGFKALATSSAAHSFSQGVADNQLPIDKVLQHLQEIAAVTDLPVSADLGNGFYDTPEKIFETIKKAAKTGIVGASIEDVNSKIAYPLEFATERITAAVEASRKLDFPFILTARADNYFIGKTDIKDTIKRLQAYQDAGADVLFAPGIKTLEDIQSILHEIDKPLNVMMGIKGSNLNFDNLSNSGVTRISLGASLYRNAMTTFIETIKGINQNGKFDFADESISANDLIKLSFKKN
- a CDS encoding transcriptional regulator → MNYIKHLTGFFDRIVQDRSLNPTHISLYISLFQFWNVNRFQNPISITRDEVMRISKICSKATYHKCMRELNEKGYIKYEPSFNPFKGSMVILFNFSEDLKPVQKRVSNTKKKSSNAGQVLNKHQTSNETSTEQALVPSINYINKTNISNVLNLDEQPQNFENKDEDLKNGSTYKKEKSSVKKEKEESCHTELVEVHPNQKSNPILEEVKSYFLQQNFPELEANKFFNYFSSNGWLVGGKTPMVDWQASAKNWMLNSINFKHNADTTPIHRAKHLNTGTDKDYSEPL
- a CDS encoding DUF1572 domain-containing protein; translated protein: MDTNYLESATKQFEYYKMLGDKTFDQIPDENLLWKFNEESNNIAIIVNHLSGNMLSRWTDFLTSDGEKEWRHRDAEFENDIKNKEELIQKWNQGWNCLFDALNALKEEDLSKTIYIRNQGHSVTEAINRQLAHYPYHVGQIVFIGKMICKEKWTSLSIPKGNSNNYNAEKFSKEKHNEHFTEEYLKKANKDE